A region of the Phaseolus vulgaris cultivar G19833 chromosome 11, P. vulgaris v2.0, whole genome shotgun sequence genome:
GACTCCCAaatccaactacaaagccttctacccctgggcctccgatgagctcctgagtgaatgcaccagcctgacttctttccaggacctggaagctcaccggggggatccccatttgtacagctttaacgccttctgccgcacacacgacgcccacatatccgtccgtcccggcaggcctggggaacctgtttgtttggacgacagacctaggaAGGGGacacccttcttcttcatgtatcagaccgtgttcaagcgtgtaggagtgcgtctcccgttcactcccttcgaacgggagcttcttactgaaatcaacactgcccccgcccagcttcatcccaatagctgggcatttgtgaggggctttcaaattctttgtggatacctgGGCATTCCTCCTTCCgtagatgtcttcctgcatttttttgaggtgaaaaaacaggggaaaagcttttgggtaagcttttccaggatcgctggcaggatcctcctctccctcttccagaattcttacaagaactggaaagggaagttcttcagggtgtgctgcgccaagcatgatcccacagctttggatggcttccctctttactggacggaacgccccaaattgctcagggccaaaactctggaagagctatccccCGCCGATAgagaggtaagcaaagccttggcggggttggggatcgtctttgataccttgaagctggtcgctagcgagtacaatgcccacgccctgaccacctattttggtaaggggctctcccctcatcttTTGTGCTATAAACAGCCTGCTATCGATCGTTTGTTTCCCCATACTATTATGCTTGTTTTACACTTGcaccatgttacttgcatttcatgTCTCTTCGCGTATCGTGAATTCGCGTAGCTGTTTTAGTACTAACCCTTGCTGTTTGGTCTGCCTTggtgtaggatcggtgatgggcgtttccaaaagaatgatgttggcgaaagcactgaaggaggctcgtgccgccaaggcaggcgcctcCTCCAGCCCTACTGCAAATCCGATTCTCCCGCCGGCTCCGACACCGCCGCCGCCAATCACTGCTGAGGGTGCTTCCagcccatctccgacgtctCCACCTGACTCTGACGTGCTTCCAGCCCCCAACTCTCCTTCGCCTATCGCCGCTGtgcccctagctgcggcctcgtcaccggctccaacccccctcgacaaaggaaaaagggttttggagattctgtcagatgatgaggaaacagaaggcgtggcacccttcaagaggagaaaatccgcgcgggttcctcttttggCAGGGACAccgccgcagggagggaacccctttatggacaaccctccaagcgcaacctcactccctcctatgattctccAACAGGAAAGGAGCGAAGGTGCGGAATCTGCTCCGCCtctgccgccgccagaaaccattgcttcccctgcttccgtcgcagccgcccctgacttcattgccatccctcctccgattatgcatctaatgaggggcttcagtggcgggactctgccagagggcaccgacaggaaggaaggcatgcccttctacttgggggccttcttggcggtggcccttgaatggcgcgcccaggcccgAAACGCGGtcatgcaagctcaaactctccaggccttggaaacaaaggcgactactctggaggaggaaatgaggaccctggggcgccagaacgaaacttaccaaacctctctgaagcaagcgcaagagtccaaagcagaaactgagaggcaactggcagaggcattggagctccaggctggcttctttactcgtgaagtcgccctccaagtccaggtaacgggccttcaggaattgctcaaagctgatgcagaaattcaaaaggacctgaaggactgttgccgtgagcaggctgacaagacggagcggatcaggtcgtgcccatggacgtggatgactgaaccgctgtctctcaaccgccaccttcactttcaagctctttattctttacgcttgcttttgactttctctgtttaaacttgtaattctttgaactatccgcactcttgttactgacttaGGACATTCGCACGgttgtctttatttctttttcacatacgattctgcttATGCGATCTCGTTCccatcttttcccttcatacgcttcaattattttatccgTGTTCTGCTCGTTTCTCACaattcgttgggcggtttggtatgattaggtaaggtcgcccgccaacccttacacccatggagaggctcactaagtgatgccgtatcgtccacgggacgtctctgataccgaaaggttctttctttgatcttttaacgctcggcgcccacgcctaaggagaggcctgctaaagcagcaccgtatcgtccccgggtgtctaaaacgctgagtgctgtggggtttttgttccctccatggtctttcctgcccataggtatcggggaacaccctgccagcgaCCCGCTGGCGTTCGGCGGTTtcgcctccctccacagtctttcctacctgtgggcatcggggaggcgacgcctgtgactaactttgcttttctttgctttcgtctccctccacagtctttcctacctgtgggtatcggggaggcgacgcctgtcggtatttgggttggcaaCGCCCGCGACTCCtcgtctgtcgtcgccctttacgtccttcctggcaacgcctcgggcgttacctttacttcgtcATTGGCTTTatttcttgccttggtcaacgcctaataacagcgaagagcccaaggctttgcctgtgccatccacgtggtgctccttgtatagctgatgggaccttctgtcattcgtcttgatccacgtggcgctgcttgtatggttgattgggtgtctagtcattccattttctaactcctgctgtacccctggctcactttcgacggcggatcgtaccattggatattctgttgacggGACATTTTCTGATTTGAACCAGAGgtgccagcatcatcctttcatcttccaccacgtgtatcaatcgtgcggtgcatccatttacgtcgtttggcgctctaaccgctttatttaattcttcaagctctggaactatcttcctCGTTTTCTCACTtctcataacctacttgcgttctttcttcttgcaccctttcttctctgtcgaagggctgttctaaccttcgctcccctcgctcaacccttgcatttctagccatcctgatcttgctaaagaatgtcttctcacgatgcttcccccaaggtccgtcccaaagacttgtacccttgggcctcgagcgaacttcttgatgagtgttcatgcttgctttccaccagggccgtacgagaacacaaaggggagttgtgttcttacgaccaccgggccttcgcgaggaggcacgatgacgacatcgctgtgctcccatgcactctgggggagccagtgtgtggcgacgaacgggccaacaacggggtccctttcttttacttttaccaggtggtgttcaagaccatcggggtgcgcttacccttctcctggttcgagaaggaactgctgacggagatcaacgtggctccagcccagctataccccaacagctgggcctttgtcaaggccttcgacgtcctctttgggtttctgggttgtgcaccctcggttgacctctttcttcacttttttgaggtgaagagacagagacacaacctctgggtaactctcagcaatgtacccggaagagttctcttcacgcccttccaaagctcgttcacggggtggaaaggtcggttcttcaagatctgctgtactgatcttgttcccgacgccctcgatgggtttccgttgtactgggcgagagaggaaaaggtcctcaaagccaaacccctcaagaatctggctccaagtgatcaaatagcttgccggattcttgctgaggcgggaggttttgactccgctacggtgatcagcttggagttcaacgctaggactcttgagaagtacataagtaagaaccactgccttaggcaacttcggccttcgttactttctaaatgtgcctgtctttcttcactgtGTCTCTAACGCATCTGTTCCCTTTgcgcaggttcgaaaataagccaagaaaagaggacacgacttactcgagcgctgcgggctgggaaaggggtttcgccttcctccagtgatgacactgatgagcgctgagaagtggcttgtttgtgtttttgcattttgtactgaacattgcttgtaacaacaatttTCCAATATCATAACTCTTTACAATGCCACTTTACTTTTCATATGTCTCATATACCGCGcgacttcctttcgtctcgttctgccaacgatgcatgcttttacttgggcgacgccttctttctgggcgacgccaaggcctaggcgacgccttcctccttggcgacgccatggcctaggcggcgcatcacattacttctaacaagggaaaataatggctgaaaaccaaagcacttctttttctcaactggttatTCCATtcattagggtgacctcattaaaaaacccccaaaagggaaaaagagcgtccccttcaactaaactgttacatgctgcttacataaatcaactgaaataaaattttaagttggctgcattccaactgcgcgggatagggccccCATCTAAAGtttccaggttgtacgaaccgttgcccttagcctcagtaactctgaagggcccggtccacttgggagacagcttattctccaactcgtaagggtgagctttcctcatcaccaggtcgcccacctgaaactgtcgtggctttactttagagctatattgccgctccactcttctcttcatcgcttctgcttttattctagcttcttccctggcctcttctagtaGATCTAGGTTTACCCGTCTCTCCTCGTTagactcctccaccacaaagttttgaaaacgcggtgagctttcgtgtatttctactggaatcatcgcgtccgacccgtacaccaaactgaacggcgtctccatagtagaggattggggcgtggtgtggtatgcccacacaatccttggcacctcttccgcccacgcccctttggccttctctaaccttctttttaaccccctcagcagaactctgtttgctgactctacttgtccattggtctgggggtgttcgaccgacgcgaacacttgcttgattcccacttcagcgcacagatttctcaactgctgactggcgaactgggtcccgttgtcagatatcaggcgcctgggtacgccaaagcgacacacgatgtttctccacacaaaatgctgtaccttatgcgcagtgatttgtgccacgggttctgcctctatccacttagtgaagtattcgatggcgacaatcagatacttcatctgcctgattgccagtgggaaagggcccaggatgtcaataccccatgtgtggaaaggccacgggctgtatatggaccgcaactcttcaggcggcgccttgtgccagtcggcatgcttttggcattgcctacaccgttgggcgtgccgtgcgcaatcttctttcactgttggccagaagaaccctgcgcgtattaccttggaggctaaggatcttcctcctacatggcttctgcagatgccttcgtgtagctctgccattatcctggtgcactcatcgccactgacacatgttaggatagggtgagtgaaaccgtgcctgaacaacaccccatccaccaaggtatatcttacggtgttccttttgattttcttaccctcttcagggtccactggaagggccccatccgccaggtaccgtttatagggcgtcatccaggtgtctcccgtggacaggacacaaacctgcatctgctcttcctcagacacGCCCGCGTAcgtactgatgcggggcgccctctgcgtatcttgggttaatgaggaatgactcctcggccttccccttgatgcataaatctggaggacatccaccctgttgtcttccacgaatcgacgcggagctttgagggtctcctggatcactgtcctctgtctaccccccttgcctgagctggccagctttgcaagcaggtcagctctggcattctgctccctcgggacgtgtatcaactcaagagcgttgaacgcccctctcaacaactggacatatttgagatacgccgccatctgtgggtccttcgcctggaacccacccgacacctgccccgtgaccaactgggagtcgctcttcaccaggaggttctatgcgcccatctctttggccaagagcattcctgcaatcaaggcttcgtattctgcttggttgttacttgccttgaaggcaaaacgcaaggcctgctcgattagtatgccgtcgggtccttccagcactattcccgcaccactcccttgctggtttgaggaaccatcgaccgagagcagccactgtgaacccgcttccacctcttgctcacctccgggcgaaagctctgctacaaaatccgcataCACCTGCCCCttaatggatcctctaggctcgtactgtatgtcgaattccgacagttctacagcccagcgtaccattcttcctgccacatcgggcttctgcagcaccttctgtatggggaggttggtcattaccaccaccgtgaaactgtgaaagtaatgacggagcctcctagccgagaacactaccgccagcgccgccttctccagcgcctggtaccttgtctcggctccctgtaaggctttgcttacaaagtagatgggcttctgactctggctctgctcttgtaccaacacagaactgatggccctatctgttacagtaaaatacaaacggaggggcacgcccgttaccggtttgcagagaaccggaggcgtcgccaggtactccttcagtttaacgaaagccgcttcgcattcctcagtccatgcaaagcgactgtttctcttgaggcactggaagtatgggtgccccttttctcctccagcggaaacaaacctcgagagcgccgccatccgccctgtcaactgttgaacctcctttaccgatgtcgggctccgcatggcaataatggccgcacatttgtcggggttcgcttctataCCCCTCTCAGTGAGcaggaaacccaagaatttaccggcctctaccccaaaaacacacttctcggggttcaacttgaggcggtacttggatatcgtattgaacaattcctccaagtctgccatgtgctgtatcctgttctgcgacgccaccaccatgtcgtccacataggcGTATACATTtctcccgagcattggcgccaagaccttatccattaacctctggtacgtggcgcccgcatttttgagtccgaaaggcatcaccttatagcaataactgcatgtttcagtcatgaacgcagttttgctctcgtccctggggtgcatcttgatttggttataacctgagaaggcgtccaggaagcttaacactttgctgccagacgcgctgtccactagggcatcaatgctgggcagcggataggaatccttcgggcacgccttattcaggtccgtgaagtcaacgcacattctccatttcccgtttgccttcttcaccagaacgacattggcgagccactcagggtactgaatctccctaatgtggccagcactcagcagcttctgcgttttgtctttcaccacctgttgtcgctcctcattgaatttcctccttctctgacgcacggggcgaaccgtggcgtccatgctgaggtggtggcacagaaaatcggggtcaatgcccggcatgt
Encoded here:
- the LOC137805509 gene encoding uncharacterized protein, whose translation is MAMKSGAAATEAGEAMVSGGGRGGADSAPSLLSCWRIIGGSEVALGGLSIKGFPPCGGVPAKRGTRADFLLLKGATPSVSSSSDRISKTLFPLSRGVGAGDEAAARGTAAIGEGELGAGSTSESGGDVGDGLEAPSAVIGGGGVGAGGRIGFAVGLEEAPALAARASFSAFANIILLETPITDPTPRQTKQQGLVLKQLREFTIREET